The Bacillus carboniphilus genome contains a region encoding:
- the cysQ gene encoding 3'(2'),5'-bisphosphate nucleotidase CysQ — MEINLLPLVQICLEAGNTIMDIYNQDFDVVEKKDQSPLTMADQKSHEVIMKGLRASFPSIPILSEEGSHFSYEERKEWPAFWLVDPLDGTKEFIKRNGEFTVNIALIHEHYPVVGVIYAPVLKTLYFAKQGVGSFKLKNLAGFNPANEAQLLSKSDQLPLTKERKPVRVVASRSHPSPETDRFIEQLKENHQDIEVINRGSSLKFCAVAEGFAHFYPRFVPTMEWDTAAGQVIVELAGGQMIHAYTSKRFSYNKATLKNEHFLVTNGN; from the coding sequence ATGGAAATTAATTTACTTCCCTTGGTTCAAATTTGTTTAGAGGCAGGGAACACAATCATGGACATCTATAATCAGGACTTTGATGTAGTAGAAAAGAAAGATCAATCTCCGTTAACCATGGCAGATCAAAAGTCTCATGAAGTAATTATGAAAGGATTACGAGCTTCTTTTCCATCCATTCCAATTTTAAGTGAGGAAGGGAGTCACTTTTCTTATGAAGAGAGAAAGGAGTGGCCTGCTTTTTGGCTTGTTGACCCATTAGATGGGACGAAGGAATTTATTAAGCGAAATGGAGAGTTCACCGTAAACATTGCGCTTATTCATGAGCACTATCCTGTCGTTGGAGTGATTTATGCTCCAGTGTTAAAGACACTCTATTTTGCTAAGCAAGGAGTAGGTTCTTTTAAATTAAAAAATCTAGCGGGATTCAATCCAGCAAACGAAGCGCAGTTATTATCCAAATCAGATCAACTACCATTGACAAAAGAAAGGAAGCCTGTTCGTGTAGTAGCTAGTCGTTCTCACCCTTCCCCAGAAACGGATCGATTTATTGAGCAACTAAAAGAAAACCATCAAGACATCGAAGTAATTAATAGAGGAAGTTCCTTAAAGTTTTGTGCAGTGGCCGAAGGATTTGCTCACTTTTATCCTCGTTTTGTTCCTACGATGGAATGGGATACAGCGGCAGGGCAAGTCATTGTCGAACTAGCAGGAGGTCAAATGATTCATGCTTATACGAGTAAAAGGTTTTCCTACAATAAAGCTACCTTAAAAAATGAGCACTTCCTTGTCACAAATGGCAACTGA
- a CDS encoding LCP family glycopolymer transferase produces MKKRKLKWLWITLSVFGVLILGTGAYGYYMWDKTQKTVATIHEDIDSNLTEKAIKEDKVPISVLLMGVDERSGDRGRSDSLILLTVNPNKESTKMVSIQRDTRTEIIGNGTIEKINHAYARGGAQMTIDTVENFLDVPINYFVKVNMESFQEIVDAVGGINVYNDLQFSYGGYDFPVGDITLETGEEALAFTRMRKGDTRGDYGRMLRQREVIEGVIEKGANIASITKFDNILEVVENNIKTNLTFDEMWSIQSNYTAAIKNIDKQALEGTGKYIDGVSYQIVTDEDRNTLSQKLKEHLEISSDTAKNNE; encoded by the coding sequence ATGAAAAAAAGAAAGCTAAAATGGCTTTGGATTACTTTATCCGTTTTCGGCGTATTAATTTTAGGAACAGGCGCTTACGGATATTACATGTGGGATAAAACTCAAAAAACAGTAGCTACTATTCATGAGGATATTGACTCTAATTTAACAGAAAAAGCCATTAAGGAAGATAAAGTACCTATTTCAGTTTTATTAATGGGCGTTGATGAACGAAGCGGAGATCGAGGGCGAAGCGACTCACTTATTCTACTTACCGTCAACCCAAACAAGGAATCTACTAAAATGGTCAGCATTCAGCGTGATACCCGGACAGAGATTATTGGAAATGGAACAATAGAAAAAATTAACCACGCCTATGCTCGTGGTGGTGCGCAAATGACCATTGATACAGTTGAAAATTTTCTTGATGTTCCAATCAATTATTTTGTGAAAGTGAATATGGAGAGCTTCCAAGAAATTGTTGATGCTGTTGGTGGTATTAATGTATATAATGACTTACAGTTTTCCTATGGAGGCTACGATTTCCCTGTTGGGGATATTACCCTTGAAACAGGTGAAGAAGCATTAGCCTTTACGAGGATGAGAAAAGGAGATACTCGTGGCGATTACGGACGCATGCTTCGTCAGCGTGAAGTCATTGAAGGAGTTATAGAAAAAGGCGCAAACATAGCCTCGATAACGAAATTCGATAATATTTTAGAAGTAGTTGAAAACAACATTAAGACTAACTTAACGTTTGATGAGATGTGGTCCATTCAATCAAATTACACAGCAGCCATAAAGAACATTGACAAACAAGCTCTTGAAGGAACAGGGAAATACATTGATGGAGTTTCGTATCAAATTGTCACTGATGAAGACCGCAATACTCTTTCACAAAAACTAAAAGAGCACTTAGAAATATCTTCTGATACAGCAAAAAATAATGAATAG
- a CDS encoding glycosyltransferase family 2 protein: MISVIIPTLGNRKAELIRLLISLEKQTDKNFEVIVVSQDNHLLVSELLANTSFVYKHIKLEKKGLSIARNQGLKAISGSIVTFSDDDCWYPSDAFIKVNTYFNQNDGDVLCFKIYDPVQNTYYKEYSNKENPTISQRDVLRKSSIEVFIKTYSIFSNRIQFNENFGLGAKYPSGEENIFLTKLLKSGVKISYFPEIIVYHLKPSQESRTTEKQVISKGPLFKELYNTPIAIFLLTFFFIRKHHSIQEPIKTFKKAIVEMFSYKQ, encoded by the coding sequence ATGATTAGTGTTATTATCCCTACATTAGGAAATCGAAAAGCAGAACTAATTCGCCTATTAATCAGTTTAGAAAAACAGACCGATAAGAATTTTGAAGTCATTGTTGTTTCTCAAGACAACCACCTATTAGTTAGTGAGTTACTAGCAAATACCTCTTTTGTGTACAAACACATAAAGTTAGAAAAAAAGGGCCTTTCTATCGCTAGAAACCAAGGTTTGAAAGCCATTTCTGGCTCTATTGTTACCTTTTCAGATGATGACTGTTGGTACCCATCAGATGCATTTATTAAAGTAAATACTTATTTTAATCAAAATGATGGGGATGTATTATGCTTTAAAATTTATGATCCCGTTCAGAATACTTATTATAAAGAGTATTCCAATAAAGAAAACCCTACTATTTCCCAAAGAGATGTGTTACGAAAATCTTCTATAGAAGTCTTTATAAAAACATACTCTATTTTTTCAAACAGGATTCAGTTTAACGAGAACTTTGGACTCGGCGCGAAATATCCTTCTGGTGAAGAAAACATTTTTTTAACTAAACTCCTTAAATCAGGAGTAAAAATAAGTTATTTTCCTGAAATAATTGTATATCATCTTAAACCATCTCAAGAGTCTCGTACCACTGAAAAACAAGTCATAAGTAAAGGACCTTTATTTAAAGAACTATATAACACGCCTATTGCTATTTTTTTATTAACATTTTTTTTCATTCGTAAGCATCATTCTATTCAGGAACCTATCAAGACCTTTAAAAAAGCAATAGTCGAAATGTTTTCTTATAAACAATAA
- a CDS encoding glycosyltransferase — protein sequence MILKKKPIQYQPSLKKSTSIHPKMTKWIKEKHPLLIHAHFGPDGVLAWPMAKKLNIPLFVTFHGYDATAKDDSLLEGAFNSRNYVKNRRKLYNENVYYIAISKFIKGKLIQNGFPSERIFVNYIGTDTKELTPASSLNKKNKILFVGRLVENKGCSYLINAVKNLKQIEDLEVEVIGDGPLKKDLFALSKTISFNIQFSGPQPHKVVLERMKEAKILCVPSVEVESGASEGLGMVFVEAAALGIPVVSFQTGGIPEIVQHGQTGYLAKPKDVNQLSTYLDLLLKDDSKWKEMSLEARVFVEKFFDLSKQTQKLENIYDVVLKNV from the coding sequence ATGATCTTAAAAAAGAAACCAATACAATATCAACCTTCTTTAAAAAAATCAACATCTATCCATCCTAAAATGACGAAGTGGATAAAAGAGAAGCACCCTTTATTGATCCATGCCCACTTTGGTCCGGATGGTGTTTTAGCATGGCCAATGGCCAAAAAATTAAATATTCCTTTGTTTGTCACCTTCCATGGTTATGATGCTACCGCAAAAGACGATTCTTTATTAGAAGGTGCTTTTAATTCACGAAACTATGTAAAAAACAGACGAAAATTATACAATGAAAATGTTTATTATATAGCGATCTCGAAATTTATAAAAGGAAAATTAATTCAAAATGGCTTTCCATCAGAAAGAATCTTTGTCAACTATATTGGAACGGACACAAAGGAATTGACACCTGCAAGCTCTTTAAATAAAAAAAACAAAATATTATTTGTAGGTAGATTGGTCGAGAATAAAGGTTGCTCATACTTAATTAATGCCGTTAAAAACCTTAAACAAATCGAAGACCTTGAAGTCGAAGTAATTGGAGACGGACCGTTAAAAAAAGATCTTTTCGCTTTATCAAAAACCATTAGTTTTAATATTCAATTTTCAGGTCCACAACCTCATAAAGTTGTCCTTGAACGTATGAAGGAAGCAAAGATATTATGTGTTCCTAGTGTTGAGGTTGAATCTGGGGCATCCGAGGGTTTGGGAATGGTTTTTGTTGAAGCTGCTGCTCTAGGTATTCCTGTTGTTAGCTTTCAAACAGGTGGAATACCAGAAATTGTTCAACATGGTCAAACAGGTTATTTAGCAAAACCAAAGGATGTTAATCAACTTAGTACATATCTAGACTTACTTCTTAAGGATGATTCTAAATGGAAAGAAATGAGCCTTGAGGCTAGAGTGTTTGTGGAGAAATTCTTCGACCTAAGTAAACAAACGCAAAAATTGGAAAATATATACGATGTAGTCTTAAAAAACGTTTAA
- a CDS encoding glycosyltransferase family 4 protein — protein MKILYISWFSSNEGSRIHANEFMNAMEKIGHEVIPVDLSNRKNYKNNNMYHKKNAIFIQPFFTEISKLFGVIPRFLRLRNYVKKINPDVVINRYSIYDISAIIIRLIYRIPYVAEVNASSIVEKDITKQFYFKRTARLIEKYIFRKADIVTVVSKELLKYFEENEYRTDNVIVIPNGVDAEKFNSERTEQLEGYPFDEWEGKEIIGFLGSLKSWHGVERLIDILPVLIEDNPLIRLLIIGDGEEHRRLSQLVMDKKLSNYVHITGNLPYDHIPKALKSVNVCIAPYYNIDHFYFSPIKIFEYMAMGKPVIAPALGQCEELIVNNHNGILLPENTNEQLIVAIKRIFMDKKQLERLGVNAREFIINSYTWEQNAKQIDGAIRNVLVK, from the coding sequence ATGAAAATTTTATACATATCTTGGTTTTCTTCGAATGAGGGTTCTAGAATTCATGCAAATGAATTTATGAATGCAATGGAGAAGATTGGACATGAGGTAATACCAGTTGACCTCTCCAATAGAAAAAATTATAAAAATAATAATATGTATCACAAAAAGAACGCTATATTTATCCAACCTTTTTTTACTGAAATCAGCAAGTTATTCGGTGTTATTCCTAGGTTCCTCAGATTAAGGAATTATGTTAAAAAAATTAATCCAGATGTTGTTATTAATCGCTATTCGATATATGACATATCCGCTATTATTATTAGACTTATCTATAGGATTCCATATGTAGCTGAGGTTAATGCTTCTAGCATTGTGGAAAAGGATATTACAAAACAATTTTATTTTAAGAGAACAGCTCGATTAATTGAAAAATATATCTTTAGAAAAGCAGATATTGTTACTGTCGTGTCCAAAGAACTCTTGAAATATTTTGAAGAAAATGAATATCGTACTGATAATGTGATTGTTATACCAAATGGTGTAGATGCAGAGAAATTCAACTCTGAAAGAACAGAGCAATTAGAAGGATACCCTTTTGACGAATGGGAGGGTAAAGAAATAATCGGTTTTTTAGGTAGCTTAAAATCTTGGCATGGTGTTGAAAGACTAATTGATATATTACCAGTCTTAATTGAAGACAATCCTTTAATAAGGTTGCTAATTATAGGAGATGGCGAGGAACATCGAAGACTGAGTCAACTGGTTATGGACAAGAAACTCTCCAACTACGTTCATATTACTGGTAATTTACCTTATGATCATATTCCTAAAGCATTAAAGTCAGTAAATGTTTGCATCGCACCGTATTACAATATTGATCATTTTTATTTTTCGCCTATTAAAATATTTGAGTATATGGCGATGGGAAAACCAGTAATTGCACCCGCTTTAGGGCAGTGTGAAGAATTAATTGTTAATAACCATAATGGGATATTATTGCCAGAAAATACAAATGAACAATTAATAGTAGCAATAAAAAGAATTTTTATGGATAAAAAGCAATTAGAACGATTAGGAGTAAATGCTAGAGAGTTTATTATCAATTCGTACACTTGGGAACAGAATGCAAAACAAATTGATGGAGCTATTAGAAATGTATTGGTTAAGTAG
- a CDS encoding oligosaccharide flippase family protein, producing MLVATYLGKENYGVLAVALSFAAIAGYFTELGLTQTLVREGTKKGSNHNVIVSSFFTVRIILAILTIIVSIFIINFFYSDPLMRYVLFVSVIPTIVGAALQGLGTAYFLLIEEMKYTALIKAITGLTTAVSLFAGIIFQLPLEWIAPIYGVANILAGIVAYSLVRKRIKLFSGWDRGIIHHLPSFMISGLTVLLLAQVAPIIMEKVTTKGEVGTFSLAFKIPSLLYQVPGIVAMAFFPILFRLGNEKSWNEHRRTNTIQLKVMSFLGISIVLPLFLYSDYLIGFLDPSWDKTATVLKILSFLLLLQSINYPLADGLTTSGQQIKRTMSQLVALGVAVILYIILGREYGSIGGAIAAISTEATMMTLFIIFYRGSIKVLFDGAFINFVTFIMIILGSFYINISMHPLVEMVLVEILFVSFVLMVDSPLRKYIYSQIQIIRKKLF from the coding sequence ATTTTAGTTGCTACATATTTAGGGAAAGAAAATTATGGTGTTTTAGCAGTTGCTCTTTCATTTGCAGCTATTGCTGGTTATTTTACTGAACTGGGTCTGACTCAAACTTTAGTAAGAGAAGGAACGAAAAAAGGAAGCAATCATAACGTGATTGTGAGTAGCTTTTTTACAGTAAGAATAATATTAGCCATACTTACGATTATTGTTTCCATTTTCATTATCAACTTTTTCTATTCAGATCCACTTATGCGCTACGTGTTGTTTGTTTCTGTTATTCCTACTATAGTAGGGGCAGCCTTACAAGGATTGGGTACTGCCTATTTTCTTTTAATAGAGGAAATGAAGTACACGGCTTTAATTAAAGCAATAACAGGCCTGACGACTGCCGTTTCTTTGTTTGCAGGAATTATTTTTCAACTACCGTTAGAATGGATCGCCCCTATATATGGAGTGGCAAACATACTTGCGGGAATTGTTGCTTATAGTTTAGTGAGGAAAAGAATAAAGCTATTTTCTGGTTGGGATCGAGGAATTATTCATCATTTGCCTTCGTTTATGATCAGTGGGTTAACGGTGTTGTTATTAGCACAAGTTGCTCCAATTATTATGGAAAAAGTAACAACAAAAGGTGAAGTAGGGACTTTTTCTTTAGCTTTTAAGATTCCTTCCTTACTTTATCAAGTTCCTGGGATTGTGGCGATGGCTTTTTTCCCAATATTATTTCGATTAGGCAACGAGAAAAGTTGGAATGAACATCGTCGTACAAATACAATCCAATTAAAAGTAATGAGCTTTCTTGGAATCTCCATTGTTTTGCCTTTATTTTTATATAGTGACTATTTAATAGGATTTTTAGACCCGAGTTGGGATAAAACTGCCACTGTTTTAAAAATATTATCATTTTTACTCTTATTGCAATCCATTAATTATCCATTGGCTGATGGATTAACAACAAGTGGGCAACAAATAAAAAGAACAATGTCTCAGTTAGTGGCTTTAGGAGTTGCCGTTATTCTTTATATTATTCTTGGGAGAGAATATGGGAGTATAGGCGGAGCGATAGCAGCCATATCCACAGAAGCTACTATGATGACTCTCTTTATTATTTTCTATAGAGGTAGTATAAAGGTATTGTTTGACGGAGCATTTATCAATTTTGTAACATTTATTATGATTATTTTGGGAAGTTTTTATATCAATATCAGTATGCATCCTTTAGTGGAAATGGTATTGGTTGAAATATTATTTGTTTCTTTTGTCCTAATGGTAGATAGTCCATTAAGAAAGTATATATATTCACAAATTCAAATTATACGAAAAAAACTATTTTAA
- a CDS encoding glycosyltransferase family 2 protein has protein sequence MSQPLVSIITPVYNAERFIEGTIQSVLDQSYAKWELLLIDDVSTDRSRERIKPYVDKDERIKLIELQTNSGAAIARNTGIKRAAGDYVAFLDSDDMWHQKKLEKQIAYMIEHDYAFTFTSYSIIDENGEQTGKTVQAPREVDYEYLLKNTLIGCLTVVLDKRKIKKIEMVNLRTRQDLVLWLSILKTGINAYGLNESLAYYRKVPGSISSNKIKTAKQNWKVYRKIEGLPFWKALYCFVHYAYYGFKKR, from the coding sequence ATGAGTCAACCTTTAGTTTCAATTATTACACCGGTCTATAACGCTGAACGGTTCATTGAAGGTACCATCCAATCAGTGTTGGACCAGTCTTATGCTAAATGGGAACTTCTTTTAATAGATGATGTTTCTACTGATAGAAGTAGAGAACGGATTAAGCCTTATGTCGATAAGGACGAACGCATTAAACTGATCGAGCTTCAAACTAATAGTGGAGCCGCTATTGCAAGAAATACTGGAATTAAAAGAGCAGCAGGTGATTATGTTGCTTTTTTAGATAGTGATGATATGTGGCATCAAAAAAAATTGGAGAAACAGATAGCATATATGATTGAACATGATTATGCTTTTACTTTTACCTCATACAGTATAATTGATGAGAATGGAGAACAAACTGGGAAAACAGTTCAAGCCCCACGGGAAGTAGATTATGAGTATTTACTGAAGAATACCCTTATAGGCTGCTTAACGGTAGTGTTGGATAAACGTAAAATTAAGAAGATTGAAATGGTAAATTTAAGGACAAGGCAGGATCTTGTATTGTGGTTAAGCATCTTGAAAACGGGGATAAATGCTTATGGATTAAATGAGTCACTTGCATACTATAGAAAAGTCCCAGGCTCAATCTCAAGCAATAAAATCAAAACAGCTAAGCAAAATTGGAAAGTGTATCGAAAGATTGAAGGGCTTCCTTTTTGGAAGGCATTATATTGTTTTGTTCATTATGCATATTATGGTTTTAAGAAAAGATAG
- a CDS encoding competence protein ComK, whose amino-acid sequence MIIIPKTIALISKLNEQGESNCLKIDCDGQKLLESSSRKVIENNCLYNNTTLKASLSATKKILTNEYMLPILLSYEHHICMVTTKSWSCEDSHFISYDYQDRIKNVDDMAFLQLSDDKLIPLEIAYHILQKRFKSCSHLMMIYSIRNNYLRSHYIAERQSSYRINGLEKNEHYRENDYY is encoded by the coding sequence ATGATTATCATACCAAAAACAATTGCCTTGATTTCAAAGTTGAACGAACAAGGAGAGTCGAATTGCTTAAAGATTGATTGTGATGGCCAAAAACTTTTAGAGTCCTCTTCTAGAAAAGTGATTGAAAACAATTGCTTATATAACAATACGACTTTAAAAGCTAGTCTATCTGCTACGAAAAAAATACTCACAAACGAATATATGCTACCCATTCTACTTTCATACGAGCATCACATCTGTATGGTGACTACAAAATCTTGGTCTTGTGAAGATAGTCATTTTATTTCCTATGACTATCAAGATCGAATAAAAAATGTCGATGACATGGCGTTTTTACAATTATCTGATGACAAGCTCATTCCCCTAGAGATCGCTTACCATATTTTACAGAAACGATTTAAATCATGTTCTCATCTAATGATGATATACTCCATCCGAAACAATTATTTAAGAAGTCACTATATCGCAGAGCGACAATCTTCTTATCGTATTAATGGTCTAGAAAAGAATGAACATTATCGGGAAAATGATTATTATTAA
- the tagU gene encoding polyisoprenyl-teichoic acid--peptidoglycan teichoic acid transferase TagU, with translation MGRAEKTIKKKRKWLWITLSVVGVLLLSTAGYAYSVWSTAAKTADSIHEELNREKSDKRDEEVDFENLDPISILLMGVDEREGDNGRTDSLILITANPKKESIEMVSIQRDTKTEIIGKGIEDKINHAYAFGGAEMTINTVENFLDIPVDYFVKVNMESFKDIVDSVGGVTVENSFAFDYEGESFPKGTIELNGEEALKYSRMRYDDPNGDYGRQERQRQIIEAVIQKGASISSLTKFGDMFAVVEDNVKTNLSFDDMWKIQSNYRSTIGDIETHELRGTGDKINGIWYNIVSEEDRLELSNMLKEHLEISTSTASQ, from the coding sequence ATGGGAAGAGCAGAGAAAACGATAAAGAAAAAACGCAAATGGTTATGGATCACTTTATCTGTAGTTGGTGTTTTATTGTTAAGTACAGCAGGATATGCGTATTCCGTATGGTCAACAGCAGCGAAAACAGCTGATAGTATCCATGAAGAATTAAATCGTGAAAAATCAGATAAACGTGACGAAGAAGTTGATTTTGAAAACTTAGATCCTATCTCCATTCTTTTAATGGGGGTCGATGAGCGAGAAGGAGATAATGGAAGAACGGATTCCCTCATCCTTATAACCGCTAATCCGAAAAAAGAATCAATTGAAATGGTGAGTATCCAGCGTGATACCAAAACAGAAATTATTGGAAAAGGTATAGAAGATAAAATTAATCATGCTTACGCCTTTGGTGGAGCAGAAATGACCATTAATACGGTTGAAAACTTTCTGGATATACCGGTAGATTATTTCGTTAAAGTAAATATGGAAAGTTTTAAAGATATTGTTGATAGTGTAGGTGGCGTGACCGTTGAAAATAGTTTTGCTTTCGATTATGAAGGCGAATCATTTCCAAAAGGAACGATCGAGCTTAATGGAGAAGAGGCACTAAAATATTCAAGAATGAGATACGATGATCCTAATGGAGACTATGGGAGACAAGAAAGACAACGTCAAATTATTGAAGCCGTTATTCAAAAAGGGGCTAGCATCTCATCGCTAACAAAATTTGGTGATATGTTCGCAGTGGTTGAAGACAATGTAAAAACCAATCTTTCTTTTGATGATATGTGGAAAATTCAATCAAACTATCGTTCCACTATAGGAGACATTGAAACACATGAACTCCGTGGAACGGGTGATAAGATTAATGGGATTTGGTATAACATCGTATCTGAAGAAGACCGTCTTGAACTATCAAACATGTTAAAAGAACATCTTGAAATCAGCACATCAACGGCAAGTCAATAA
- a CDS encoding glycosyltransferase, producing the protein MKKIAIILQSFEGGGVEKVLINLANELSRTHHITILAMSHSGELKDELLSHIRVVNCNVKRAYKMAFPIKRFVTEENPDLIISAKHFLNLTTLITKKYLLKESTAKIMATVHGHIGSGLKEFVMKKLIKSVYPFSDVIICVSQGVLAEIIELSPDSKEKVKVIYNPVITPSFLKKADEIPSMLKEKDERWIVTIARLSQEKNIKLLIEAFHRAKIDELTKLYIIGDGPEREKLEELVNKFKIQEKVFFLGFLDNPYTYLKQADLFALTSNSEGLGNVLIEALYFNVPVISTDCKSGPREILKNGEYGMLVPVNDVEELSIGIKEILNNGMAQKRQDVDLTPYEQDKVLSNYLDVMKSIMN; encoded by the coding sequence TTGAAAAAGATCGCTATCATTTTGCAATCGTTTGAAGGTGGGGGAGTAGAGAAAGTTCTTATTAACTTAGCTAATGAACTAAGCCGTACACATCATATTACGATACTGGCAATGAGCCACTCTGGTGAATTAAAGGATGAATTGCTATCACATATTAGAGTTGTAAATTGTAATGTAAAACGAGCATATAAAATGGCTTTTCCTATTAAACGTTTTGTTACGGAGGAAAACCCTGATCTTATTATTAGTGCTAAACATTTTTTAAACTTGACAACCTTAATTACTAAAAAATACCTCTTGAAAGAGTCCACAGCAAAGATTATGGCTACCGTTCATGGTCATATTGGAAGTGGATTGAAAGAATTTGTTATGAAAAAACTGATTAAAAGCGTATATCCTTTCTCAGATGTTATTATATGTGTATCTCAAGGAGTATTAGCTGAAATTATTGAATTGTCACCTGATTCTAAAGAAAAAGTTAAGGTGATTTATAATCCTGTGATTACTCCTTCTTTTTTAAAGAAAGCAGACGAGATCCCTTCTATGCTGAAAGAGAAGGATGAGAGATGGATTGTCACAATCGCGAGACTATCTCAAGAAAAGAATATAAAATTATTAATTGAAGCTTTTCACCGTGCTAAAATAGATGAATTAACGAAGCTTTATATTATTGGTGATGGACCCGAGAGAGAAAAATTAGAGGAATTAGTGAATAAATTTAAAATTCAAGAAAAAGTATTTTTTTTAGGTTTTCTAGACAACCCATACACTTATTTAAAACAAGCGGACCTATTTGCACTGACTTCTAACAGTGAAGGATTGGGGAATGTTTTAATTGAAGCCTTATACTTTAACGTACCTGTCATTTCTACAGATTGCAAAAGTGGGCCTAGGGAGATCCTGAAAAATGGTGAGTATGGAATGTTGGTCCCTGTTAATGATGTAGAAGAATTGTCAATAGGGATTAAAGAGATACTGAATAATGGAATGGCTCAAAAAAGACAGGATGTTGATCTAACTCCTTATGAGCAAGATAAGGTCCTTTCAAATTATTTAGATGTAATGAAAAGTATCATGAATTAA
- a CDS encoding glycosyltransferase family 4 protein → MYSLADYITAFIISLTVSIIVTPFVMKFARRFGFIDHPNYRKVHSRVMPRLGGASIVIGTLSGLLYLHELIIHLWPMIIGASIILLVGTLDDKYTLNAKTKFIGQLSASCIVSLSGITIDFITLPFSSERIYLGIFSYILTIVWIVGITNSINLIDGLDGLASGVSIIAMTSILCLATLNSQFLIISLTTILIGSTLGFLIYNFYPAKIFMGDTGSLFLGYCISIISLLGLYKSVTIFSLVIPIIVLAIPIFDTFFAILRRLLNKQKILDPDKSHLHHRLLQLGFSHKQTVLIIYAIGTFFGISAIIFSRSTLWGSFIFVVFLTFTIQITAELIGLIGKHQPLLTMFKKLKD, encoded by the coding sequence ATGTATTCATTAGCTGACTATATTACTGCTTTTATTATTTCATTAACAGTATCCATTATCGTTACTCCCTTCGTTATGAAGTTCGCTCGAAGGTTTGGCTTTATTGATCATCCTAATTATCGAAAAGTTCATAGTAGAGTAATGCCCAGGTTAGGTGGCGCTTCTATTGTCATTGGTACATTATCTGGCTTGCTCTATTTACATGAACTAATCATTCACCTGTGGCCTATGATAATTGGTGCAAGTATTATTTTACTTGTTGGAACACTCGATGATAAATACACACTGAATGCAAAAACCAAATTTATTGGTCAATTATCAGCATCTTGCATCGTGTCTCTTTCTGGTATAACCATTGATTTTATAACACTTCCTTTTTCTTCAGAGAGAATATATTTAGGAATATTTAGTTATATTTTAACGATTGTTTGGATTGTCGGGATTACGAATTCCATTAATTTAATTGATGGACTCGATGGTTTAGCATCAGGCGTCTCAATTATTGCAATGACGTCTATTTTATGTCTAGCAACTCTAAATAGTCAATTCCTTATCATATCTCTTACGACCATATTAATTGGAAGTACACTTGGCTTTTTAATTTATAATTTTTACCCAGCTAAAATTTTCATGGGAGACACTGGCTCACTATTTTTAGGCTATTGCATCTCCATCATATCACTGTTAGGTTTGTATAAAAGTGTGACGATTTTTAGTCTTGTTATCCCTATTATTGTTTTGGCTATTCCTATTTTTGATACTTTTTTCGCCATCCTTAGAAGATTATTAAATAAACAAAAAATATTAGATCCCGATAAATCACACTTACATCATCGCCTATTACAACTTGGATTTAGTCATAAACAAACCGTTCTAATTATTTATGCCATCGGAACTTTTTTTGGAATAAGTGCCATCATTTTTTCCAGATCTACTTTATGGGGCTCTTTCATTTTTGTTGTATTTCTTACTTTCACGATTCAAATAACTGCTGAATTAATCGGATTAATTGGCAAGCATCAACCGTTGTTAACGATGTTCAAAAAATTAAAGGATTAA